The genomic interval TCCTCCAGCCGCTTGCCTACCAGCGATAACACGGCGGCTGTGGCCACGCTTCCTTCACCGCTGCCGTCGGTAGCAGTTGCTCCAGACGCCACTGGCCCGACGAACTCCATCGGCAAATCATCGACATCTAGCACGCCGTCAAAATCGACAACGATCATGCTTTCGATGGTGTTCCGCAACTCCCGCACATTGCCGGGCCAATTGTAATTCATCAGTTTGACTCGCGCAGCCAGCGACATGCTTTTAATCTGTTTATGGTGTCGCTTGGCGAACTGGCGGATGAAATGCTCGATGAGCAGCGGAATATCCTGGGCTCGTTCCACCAATCGCGGCAAGCCAATCGTTACCACCTTCAGACGATGGTACAAATCACTCCGGAACGTGCCGGCTGCAATCACGTCTTCCAAATTCCGATTGGTGGCCGACAAAATTCGCACGTTGACTTTAATGAGGTCGTTGCTGCCCACGCGCGTAATCTCACCGCTCTCCAGCACCCGTAGCAATTTAATTTGCGTCGCTGGCGGCATATCGCCCACTTCGTCCAAAAACAACGTGCCGCCATGGGCATACTCGAATTTTCCCACTCGATCCGTTGAGGCGTCGGTAAACGCACCCTTCACGTGGCCGAACAGCTCGCTTTCTAGAATGTTCTCGCTTAAAGCGGCGCAATTGAGCGCCACAAACGGCTTGGCTTTGCGCGGACTATTTTGGTGAATTGCCTGCGCCACCAGTTCCTTGCCCGTGCCCGTTTCGCCCGTAATCAGCACGCTGGCATCGGTCGGAGCAATTCGCCGCAGTCGCTCGATGACGGCATTCATTTGTGGGCTGGAGCCAACTACGCCTTCAAAGCCGAATTTCTCGTCCAGCCGACGGTTCAGTTCTTCATTGGTTTTCCGCAGCCGGGCCGCTTCCGCCGCCTTTTCAGTAACCACGCGCAATTGGGCCAAATCGAGCGGTTTTTGCAAATAGTTGAAGGCCCCTTGCTGCATGGCCAAAACGGCCGATGCCACGGTGGCATGCCCGGTAGCCAAAATCACCTCGGCTTCCGGCAACGACTGCTTCGTCCGTTTGAGCAACTCCAAGCCGTCGATATCGGCCATTTTCAAATCGGTGATGACCACCTCGTAGGAGTTATCGGTAAGCATTTGCACGCCTTGCGTGCCGGACGTAGCCACTTCGCACTGGAAACCTACGCGTTGAAGGCTTTCGGCCACGGTATGCGCGTGGACCGAGTCGTTGTCGACAATGAGCACGTGAATATCGGCAGCCTTAATGGCAGCGGAGTCAACTTCGGCAGCTGGTGACATGGCCGCGATGATACCGGGAAAAGGTGGCCGGTGACTAGTGTCTGCCTGGCAGGAGGAATCAAGGGTTCGGCAAATAGCTCGACCAAATGCTGGTTCAAACATTAATAGCCAATGTGCGATTCAACTATCTTGTGTGGCTTGAACGTCAGATTGGTTTCCGCTGTGCATCGTTTCCACACTGCAATTTGCCAGCCGCGGCGGTGTCGGCAGCACGATGGTGACTTTCGTGCCTCGACCCACTTCGCTTTCCATCGCCATGCGTCCGCCGTGGGCGTCCACAATTCGTTTAGCCGTGGGCAGGCC from Pirellulales bacterium carries:
- a CDS encoding sigma-54 dependent transcriptional regulator produces the protein MSPAAEVDSAAIKAADIHVLIVDNDSVHAHTVAESLQRVGFQCEVATSGTQGVQMLTDNSYEVVITDLKMADIDGLELLKRTKQSLPEAEVILATGHATVASAVLAMQQGAFNYLQKPLDLAQLRVVTEKAAEAARLRKTNEELNRRLDEKFGFEGVVGSSPQMNAVIERLRRIAPTDASVLITGETGTGKELVAQAIHQNSPRKAKPFVALNCAALSENILESELFGHVKGAFTDASTDRVGKFEYAHGGTLFLDEVGDMPPATQIKLLRVLESGEITRVGSNDLIKVNVRILSATNRNLEDVIAAGTFRSDLYHRLKVVTIGLPRLVERAQDIPLLIEHFIRQFAKRHHKQIKSMSLAARVKLMNYNWPGNVRELRNTIESMIVVDFDGVLDVDDLPMEFVGPVASGATATDGSGEGSVATAAVLSLVGKRLE